A single genomic interval of Penicillium psychrofluorescens genome assembly, chromosome: 2 harbors:
- a CDS encoding uncharacterized protein (ID:PFLUO_003396-T1.cds;~source:funannotate), which translates to MVADTTYYDVLGVPPTASELEIKKAYRKLAITTHPDKNPGDATAHERFQAIGEAYQVLSSEDLRKRYDKFGKEDAMPGGGFEDPSEFFSMIFGGEAFVDLIGEISLMKDLTTTMDITVEQMEEEELAASAEQKLNIHDEEVKAAGADSASAAEPHAPTASVSEAQPHVASETSAQSSGTSTPRRYLGQQAIMDKSEEEARMEAAGLSQEEKDLRKKEKKKGLSKEQQERLAAFEEERRKAREERVHTLANKLIDRVSVWTETDKGKDVTYAFEEKIRLEVENLKMESFGLEILHAVGATYVQKGTSFLKSQKFLGISGFFSRLKDKGTLAKETWTTISTAIEAQMTMEEMAKLEERGGEDWTDERKAEYEKRVTGKILAAAWRGSKFEIQSVLRDVCDQILGDKKIRLEKRIERAHALVIAGNIYAKAERDPEEEGDYMAFEQLMAEAMSKKGKDEKKTKKSKHGFGHSHEQPETEKVPVA; encoded by the exons ATGGTCGCGGACACTACATACTACGATGTTTTGGGCGTGCCACCCACGGCCTCCGAgctcgagatcaagaaggcgTACCGGAAGCTGGCTATTACCACTCACCCAG ACAAGAACCCCGGCGATGCAACTGCACATGAAAGGTTCCAGGCG ATCGGAGAGGCCTACCAAGTCCTCAGCAGTGAGGATCTGCGAAAGCGCTATGATAAGTTTGGCAAGGAGGACGCCATGCCCGGTGGTGGCTTTG AGGACCCGTCTGAGTTCTTCAGCATGATATTTGGTGGCGAAGCGTTTGTTGATCTTATTGGAGAGATCTCGCTCATGAAGGACCTGACTACGACGATGGACATCACCGTGGAacagatggaggaagaagagctggccgcGTCAGCCGAGCAAAAGTTGAATATCCATGACGAGGAAGTCAAGGCCGCCGGTGCAGATAGCGCATCTGCCGCCGAACCCCACGCACCGACAGCGTCAGTGTCCGAGGCCCAGCCTCATGTGGCCTCGGAGACGTCCGCTCAGAGCTCCGGTACTAGCACCCCTCGACGATACCTCGGCCAGCAGGCCATCATGGACaagtcggaggaagaggcgcgCATGGAGGCAGCTGGTCTGTcgcaggaagagaaggatttgcgcaagaaggaaaagaagaagggccTGTCCAAGGAGCAACAGGAGCGCCTGGCCGCCTTCGAGGAAGAACGAAGGAAAGCGCGCGAGGAGCGTGTCCATACCCTGGCGAACAAGCTCATCGATCGCGTCAGCGTATGGACCGAGACCGATAAAGGCAAGGATGTGACGTACGCGTTCGAGGAGAAGATTCGGCTGGAGGTCGAGAACCTGAAGATGGAGTCGTTTGGCCTCGAGATTTTACATGCCGTTGGTGCCACCTATGTTCAGAAAGGTACATCGTTCCTTAAATCGCAAAAGTTCCTCGGCATCTCCGGGTTCTTCTCGCGGCTGAAGGACAAGGGCACGCTGGCAAAGGAGACGTGGACGACCATCTCCACGGCGATCGAGGCGCAGATGACcatggaggaaatggccaAACTGGAGGAACGGGGCGGTGAGGACTGGACAGATGAAAGGAAGGCCGAATACGAGAAGAGGGTTACGGGCAAGATTCTAGCTGCGGCATGGCGCGGCAGCAAGTTTGAGATCCAGAGTGTCCTGCGCGATGTGTGTGACCAGATTCTGGgtgacaagaagatccgACTGGAAAAGCGAATCGAACGTGCTCACGCACTAGTGATTGCTGGTAACATCTACGCAAAG GCTGAACGCGACCCTGAGGAGGAAGGCGATTACATGGCTTTTGAACAGCTCATGGCCGAGGCCATGTCCAAGAAAggcaaggatgagaagaaaacaaagaagtCGAAGCATGGCTTTGGGCACAGCCACGAGCAGCCCGAAACGGAGAAGGTCCCCGTTGCTTAa
- a CDS encoding uncharacterized protein (ID:PFLUO_003397-T1.cds;~source:funannotate), whose amino-acid sequence MLALDIALYALLGTSLVFSIIELGLAAYVASAWTGSHRVSYYDPWGGYGYENVNISAPPIVDFLLFTAVWSMLVTGASLFLPWFFTRKGSSSKLNMILGIVFTAVYFVTMVFWLASFADIASYLGGGTSTSDYLNAVIAFAVLLWLLFMALFILTILTLCGVLASDWAGYQSLRKSRAADAPAGAGPPAHDVPMSMTPVVASDLSTRDTEALHYQPQLHDASSLSAGQSAELNGESTHHD is encoded by the exons ATGCTAGCGCTCGACATCGCCCTCTATGCCCTACTAGGCACGTCGTTGGTCTTTTCAATTATCGAGCTGGGCTTAGCCGCCTATGTTGCATCTGCTTGGACTGGATCGCACCGAGTGTCCTATTACGATCCGTGGGGCGGCTATGGCTACGAAAACGTTAACATCAGCGCGCCGCCTATCGtcgacttcctcctcttcaccGCGGTCTGGAGCATGCTGGTCACCGGAGCATCGCTGTTCCTTCCATGGTTCTTCACACGCAAAGGGTCCAGCTCGAAGCTGAACATgatcctcggcatcgtcTTCACAGCCGTTTACTTCGTCACCATGGTGTTCTGGTTGGCCTCTTTCGCTGATATCGCCTCCtatctcggcggcggcaccaGCACATCGGATTACCTGAACGCCGTAATTGCCTTTGCGGTGCTCCTCTG GCTACTATTCAtggccctcttcatcctAACCATCTTGACGCTCTGCGGTGTGCTGGCCTCGGACTGGGCAGGCTATCAGTCTTTGAGGAAGTCTCGGGCTGCAGATGCACCGGCGGGTGCAGGTCCGCCGGCGCACGACGTGCCGATGAGTATGACCCCTGTTGTTGCATCAGATCTGTCCACACGGGATACTGAAGCGCTTCATTATCAGCCGCAGTTGCATGATGCCTCTTCACTGTCGGCCGGCCAGAGCGCCGAGCTCAATGGCGAAAGCACCCACCATGACTGA
- a CDS encoding uncharacterized protein (ID:PFLUO_003398-T1.cds;~source:funannotate): MEWPFMSHSLRNWLSKSLADESPKQCVLYALLGLSVYMALVSFLRFQRRQNLQKEYPYPARESMGNMTDHDAWAIQKQIMQMEFPSTVVKSLQFALFRTYGIPTISTLLLKTSQFSDSATSFKRYADTGALIGEFMAFEPSSERAQTAIARTKFLHKGYRASGKILEDDMIYTLSLFATEPIRFVELYEWRKMTDLEKCAVGTYWKSLGDALEISYDVLPSGKTGFRDGIHWLDEVRTWSLQYEKQHMKPHPRNKEIADKTIDVLVYSLPGFMKPLGVYFVSFLMDDRLRNSMMIDPAPPAFSTILSSLISMRRGYLRYLALPRPNSMRLDVFSEKPNKHGKNFLLMYEGAPFYVQPTIWNRWGPLAWFKWMIGQPLPGDEGDKYCPKGYFTPDLGPKYFEGKGRKELEVIKESLRAQRTGRCPFP, encoded by the exons ATGGAATGGCCTTTCATGTCACATAGCCTGAGGAACTGGCTGTCCAAAAGCCTGGCAGATGAGTCGCCGAAGCAGTGCGTGCTTTACGCCTTGTTAGGGCTGAGTGTGTATATGGCACTGGTATCATTTCTGCGTTTCCAGAGACGACAAAACTTGCAAAAGGAATATCCTTATCCGGCTCGAGAGTCTATGGGCAACATGACAGATCATGATGCCTGGGCCATTCAGAAACAGATCATGCAGATGGAATTCCCATCCACGGTGGTCAAGTCCTTACAGTTTGCTCTCTTCCGC ACATATGGAATCCCCACTATATCGACACTACTGCTGAAGACATCGCAGTTCTCTGACTCGGCCACCTCATTCAAGCGCTACGCAGACACAGGTGCCTTAATTGGCGAATTCATGGCCTTTGAGCCAAGCTCAGAGCGAGCACAAACGGCAATTGCTCGAACGAAATTCCTGCACAAGGGCTATCGGGCAAGTGGCAAGATCTTAGAGGATGACATGATTTACACATTAAGCCTATTCGCAACGGAGCCGATACGTTTCGTGGAGCTGTACGAATGGCGCAAAATGACCGACCTGGAAAAATGTGCCGTGGGTACATACTGGAAGAGCCTCGGTGACGCTCTGGAAATCAGCTATGATGTCCTACCCTCTGGCAAGACCGGCTTTCGTGACGGGATCCACTGGCTGGATGAAGTCCGTACCTGGAGCTTGCAGTACGAGAAGCAGCATATGAAGCCGCATCCGCGCAACAAGGAGATTGCCGATAAGACGATTGACGTGCTCGTGTATAGTCTCCCAGGTTTCATGAAGCCGCTAGGTGTATACTTTGTTTCGTTTCTGATGGACGACCGCCTGCGCAATTCGATGAT GATTGATCCAGCGCCACCGGCTTTTAGCACAATCCTTTCATCCCTAATTAGCATGCGCCGGGGTTATCTACGCTACTTGGCACTCCCTCGACCAAATTCCATGCGCTTGGACGTCTTCAGCGAGAAACCGAACAAGCACGGCAAGAATTTCTTGCTGATGTACGAAGGCGCTCCATTCTATGTGCAGCCGACCATCTGGAACCGCTGGGGCCCTTTGGCGTGGTTCAAATGGATGATCGGGCAGCCGTTGCCAGGTGATGAGGGCGACAAGTATTGCCCAAAGGGATACTTTACGCCGGATCTGGGGCCTAAGTACTTCGAAGGCAAGGGACggaaggagctggaggtgatcaaggagaGCTTGCGAGCCCAGCGGACAGGACGGTGCCCGTTCCCGTGA
- a CDS encoding uncharacterized protein (ID:PFLUO_003399-T1.cds;~source:funannotate), translating to MTSDKHNVPKPFTPSLSAAFHRSTRSPLTPKLASPNPTLPAARRLAHQDPYSTPSKDDLAGAPALLSANITPRSGSRNTRRDGTNTSPSNTPSRATSPQTTYSQPVYATGSHRSERSPARAPVKPEQPRSLRAKTLTAEEQQPSRPSSFSDISSASRMFFHASNASPSLSASDVDATRPQPAGKVSPSSSFFYANGDEERQSPIEETNYTTSAAKRRSGGLPRTIPSRKPGPSPSPWLKSPKLPDSTSPADDARSYLSSTPDQVLEKVAHFYNSPPSTTADAPQRPPIGRRHSKSYSVDTTTRPPDSLRASPIIVSPSTFCADGMTPVMSDQIPTLRPRIFSNGSSASAEPLSPVPQSPSKSEGPGAPANDMALNARTERKILDLEISNSSLLAINRTLEREMRKQNAELRRYRRLSRSGRISMAPSMRSVSGTALSVTSEVDEGTSELSSIRSQDESDFSDEDSVADEGVMSPQSLAEHDAKHRAQDEKRLLLDVARHQELLVDSQKMNQSLKRCLGWTEELIREGRRALEYNVHVQDVEIGGRVLSPDELGELGESNQGLLSPSTEFSSFFPSPEIPFDAPDATDATDAPDKPTEPPEQTEQTESTATT from the coding sequence ATGACCTCCGATAAACACAATGTTCCCAAACCCTTCACCCCGTCCCTCAGCGCCGCCTTCCACCGCTCCACCAGGTCGCCCCTGACCCCGAAGCTCGCAAGTCCCAATCCCACCTTGCCTGCAGCCCGCCGACTGGCGCATCAAGATCCCTATTCCACTCCCTCCAAAGATGACCTCGCGGGCGCACCGGCCTTGCTCAGCGCCAACATCACCCCTCGATCGGGTTCCCGCAACACGCGGCGGGATGGCACCAACACGTCTCCCTCAAATACGCCTTCCCGGGCAACATCACCGCAGACAACATACTCCCAGCCTGTTTACGCGACAGGGTCCCATCGGAGCGAGCGCAGCCCTGCCCGCGCTCCTGTGAAACCAGAACAACCGCGAAGCCTGAGGGCCAAAACAttgacggcggaggagcagcaACCGTCCCGCccgagctccttctccgacatATCCTCGGCATCTCGCATGTTCTTTCATGCCTCTAATGCTTCACCGTCGCTCAGCGCCTCTGATGTGGATGCCACTCGCCCCCAGCCTGCCGGGAAGGTGTCTCCGTCATCCAGCTTCTTTTACGCGAACGGTGACGAAGAACGGCAGTCACCCATTGAAGAGACTAATTATACAACCTCTGCTGCGAAGCGTCGCTCTGGAGGCCTACCTCGCACCATTCCTAGCCGCAAGCCTGGTCCCTCACCCTCCCCATGGTTAAAATCACCCAAGCTGCCGGATTCCACCTCTCCGGCAGACGACGCGCGATCCTACCTCAGTTCCACCCCGGACCAAGTCCTTGAAAAGGTTGCACACTTTTATAATTCTCCACCAAGCACAACGGCCGATGCACCGCAGCGTCCTCCTATTGGTCGTCGACACAGCAAATCATACAGTGTGGACACTACAACTCGGCCGCCTGACAGTCTACGAGCAAGTCCGATAATTGTTTCGCCCAGTACATTTTGTGCGGATGGCATGACACCGGTCATGTCAGACCAAATTCCCACCCTTCGCCCTCGTATCTTCAGCAATGGCTCTTCAGCTTCAGCCGAACCCCTTTCACCTGTCCCTCAGAGCCCCAGCAAGTCAGAAGGGCCTGGTGCCCCGGCAAATGATATGGCGCTTAATGCGCGCACCGAGCGCAAGATTCTGGACCTTGAGATCAGCAATTCGTCTCTGCTCGCCATCAACCGCACACTGGAGCGGGAGATGCGGAAACAAAATGCAGAGCTTCGTCGCTACCGTCGATTAAGTCGTTCTGGACGCATATCCATGGCACCGTCCATGCGTTCGGTTTCTGGAACAGCTCTTTCAGTTACCagcgaggtggacgagggcaCCAGTGAGCTGTCCTCCATCCGCTCTCAGGATGAGTCCGATTTCAGCGATGAAGACTCTGTTGCGGATGAAGGGGTCATGAGTCCGCAATCTCTCGCAGAACACGATGCAAAGCATCGAGCCCAAGACGAAAAACGCTTGTTACTCGATGTAGCCCGGCATCAAGAGCTTTTGGTAGACAGTCAGAAAATGAACCAAAGCCTCAAACGCTGCCTCGGCTGGACGGAGGAGCTCATTAGAGAGGGCCGCAGGGCGCTCGAATACAACGTGCATGTCCAAGATGTCGAGATAGGTGGCCGGGTATTGTCTCCGGATGAACTCGGCGAGCTCGGTGAGAGCAACCAGGGACTGCTCAGTCCGTCCACTGAATTCAgctcttttttcccttctcctgAAATTCCATTTGACGCACCCGATGCCACAGATGCCACAGATGCCCCTGATAAGCCCACTGAGCCACCTGAGCAGACTGAACAGACTGAATCGACCGCCACCACATGA
- a CDS encoding uncharacterized protein (ID:PFLUO_003400-T1.cds;~source:funannotate): MDSSGDQPADDGKQRERAQGESDNDTLKYSLLGPSLTKAGQDAVDQQKVSEVIYNASKGSKFFNREQERDRNLTVKIERIRKEKARLEQLDLSHDLRKVDEFLAELELTRDLSQHVIHVDCDAFFAAVEELDRPELKTVPMAVGKGVLTTCNYLARKFGIRSGMASFVAKKLCPQLVLLPQNYEKYTAKAKEIRAIMAEYDPLFESASIDEAYLNITSYCSENELDPEEAVQRMRAEILETTKVSVSAGIAANAKLAKIASNQNKPNGQFRIPNDREAIMEFMRHLPVRKVNGVGRVFERELESVGIKNCGDIYPQRALLTKLFGEKAFQFLAQCYLGLGRTKIQPVETYERKSVGTEATFHEIGDKEELRAKLWWTAQELEKDMARTQFKGRTLVLKVKLHTFEVLTRQTAPPRAVFQAKDLYDFALPMLAKLEKDIPGMKLRLLGLRCTHLVSTKKAGINFFGAAVQPKSNVSSAVHVNSEYDIGAEEAFEEAARQEVQDEMNELEKLSQEASDLPEETNPTTTTWDCPICARPQVADDRIFNDHVDFCLSRQTIREVVQDTTQGVAVPGRKRKTASQSGPEGDIRQKRLFFQ, from the exons ATGGACTCCTCGGGCGATCAGCCTGCTGATGACGGGAAACAAAGGGAGCGGGCCCAGGGCGAGTCAGATAATGACACCCTCAAATACTCTCTGCTCGGTCCCTCGTTAACCAAAGCGGGCCAGGATGCCGTGGATCAGCAGAAG GTCTCGGAGGTCATCTACAATGCTTCCAAAGGATCCAAGTTCTTCAACCGCGAGCAGGAACGCGACCGGAACCTCACGGTCAAGATCGAACGGAtccgaaaagaaaaagcacGTTTGGAGCAGCTGGACCTGAGCCACGACTTGCGTAAAGTGGATGAATTTCTTGCCGAACTCGAGCTGACGCGAGATCTCTCTCAACATGTCATTCATGTTGATTGCGACGCGTTTTTTGCCGCTGTCGAGGAGCTAGACCGGCCAGAACTGAAGACAGTCCCGATGGCCGTAGGCAAGGGCGTCTTGACGACGTGTAACTATCTCGCCAGGAAATTCGGAATCCGCAGTGGCATGGCATCCTTTGTCGCCAAGAAGCTGTGCCCGCAGCTGGTTCTTTTACCGCAAAACTACGAGAAATATACAgccaaggcgaaggagattCGCGCGATCATGGCCGAGTACGACCCGCTCTTTGAGAGCGCGAGTATCGATGAGGCCTATTTGAACATCACCTCTTATTGCTCTGAAAATGAATTGGACCCGGAGGAAGCGGTCCAGCGGATGCGCGCCGAGATCTTGGAGACCACCAAGGTGTCTGTTTCGGCGGGGATCGCGGCCAATGCGAAGCTGGCGAAGATTGCATCGAATCAAAACAAGCCCAATGGTCAATTCCGGATACCGAATGATCGAGAGGCGATCATGGAATTCATGCGGCATTTGCCCGTCCGCAAAGTGAACGGGGTTGGCCGCGTCTTTGAACGCGAACTGGAATCGGTTGGCATCAAAAACTGTGGAGATATCTACCCGCAACGGGCCCTGTTGACCAAGCTATTCGGGGAGAAGGCCTTCCAATTCCTTGCACAGTGTTacctcggcctcggccgcACCAAGATTCAGCCGGTCGAGACCTACGAGCGGAAAAGCGTGGGGACAGAGGCAACATTCCATGAAATTGGAGACAAGGAGGAACTGCGGGCGAAGCTCTGGTGGACGGcgcaggaactggagaaggATATGGCCCGAACCCAGTTCAAGGGACGCACTTTGGTCTTGAAAGTGAAGCTCCATACATTTGAGGTTTTAACCCGGCAGACAGCACCACCTCGGGCGGTATTCCAGGCAAAAGATCTGTACGATTTTGCGTTGCCCATGTTGGCGAAGCTCGAAAAGGACATCCCTGGCATGAAGCTGCGGCTTCTCGGTCTCCGGTGCACACATTTGGTCAGCACCAAGAAAGCGGGCATCAACTTCTTCGGTGCCGCCGTGCAACCGAAGTCGAACGTGTCTTCTGCTGTGCATGTCAATTCTGAATATGACATCGGGGCCGAGGAGGCCTTTGAGGAGGCAGCGCGTCAAGAGGTCCAGGATGAGATGAATGAATTGGAGAAGCTGAGCCAAGAGGCCTCCGACCTTCCTGAAGAAACCAATCCAACCACCACTACTTGGGACTGTCCAATCTGCGCAAGACCGCAGGTGGCCGATGACCGGATCTTCAATGACCATGTGGACTTTTGTCTCTCCCGGCAGACCATCCGGGAGGTTGTCCAGGATACCACGCAGGGGGTAGCCGTTCCAGGGCGAAAACGAAAGACAGCGTCTCAGTCTGGACCCGAGGGCGATATACGCCAAAAGCGATTATTTTTCCAATAG
- a CDS encoding uncharacterized protein (ID:PFLUO_003401-T1.cds;~source:funannotate): MWILDSTGDFLDGKRVWLRPGKKYLFGRIKQDDVRHAISHNSISRKHMTIEVSPVKPGDGSQIYTRSEITVADLNSKCGTFVDGEQFTGSSKVLRGEEHEIKLGRYQHTLRIKWQPVILSFSFSSKEMRAKDPLAHVRSRLEDLDIKTIIPYVVEQTTHVVQSKRNTAKGLQALINGKYIVQDSYIDALVYATTPSDLENLESLSPLEADFDAAWPDATEYLPPAGKEPINRPAAAFAPDPARISIFEGYIFVFGDPTQFDNLQAPINNGQGKALFYQVEDGVSTAADIVQFMKNAAGRKGVGSDRDGPGGVVLVRFRSKGQYESWSIEVGNEVALMTDQRVIEQREFLDAILGTDASPLCRPLPSEEPVPSSRTEQRASRSEERVQPLSKSPAQSEPSQPAPARPKAPRVRTFVSKMKAFDDGFDMDSVPVYTPEESHTTSQWDLEPLAASQPSQHLNPVEEEAEVDVVSELLPGTRAMKRRRAEMSQHPGPSAITESEPIRKPKRPKLDVLEAARKHREEEEQQRQAQEDTYPAALTDLDVNQLRNLAIVEEMDLPARDPPAAVDSNSDRWDDRWNGRKNFKRFRRKGEPRHARHRVQTVIVPLEEVTRKDFGIGDHYWVSSDKTPDTSQPADRRSRRDPPREDPAASIPELASGSTSPPATGPDPTPTPAPAGRPPKRPRETRESDSDDEPRFRFRRKR; encoded by the exons ATGTGGATCCTGGATTCGACGGGGGATTTCCTGGACG GGAAGCGAGTGTGGCTGCGTCCTGGGAAGAAGTACCTGTTTGGGCGCATCAAGCAAGATGACG TCCGTCATGCGATTTCTCACAACTCGATCTCGCGAAAACACATGACCATCGAGGTGTCCCCCGTCAAACCTGGCGATGGC TCTCAGATTTACACCAGATCCGAAATCACCGTGGCCGATTTGAACTCGAAATGCGGGACCTTTGTGGATGGAGAACAATTCACAGGATCGAGCAAGGTGTTGCGTGGGGAGGAACACGAGATCAAGCTGGGCAGGTATCAGCATACTCTGCG GATCAAATGGCAGCCCGTCATTCTGAGCTTCTCATTCTCCTCGAAGGAGATGAGAGCAAAGGACCCTCTCGCCCACGTCCGTTCGCGACTAGAAGACCTCGATATCAAAACCATCATTCCTTATGTGGTCGAGCAGACCACACACGTGGTGCAGAGTAAACGGAACACGGCGAAAGGTCTCCAGGCTCTTATCAATGGGAAATACATTGTGCAAGACTCCTATATCGACGCACTTGTCTACGCGACCACGCCTAGCGACCTCGAAAATCTGGAATCATTATCTCCCCTCGAGGCCGACTTTGACGCGGCCTGGCCGGATGCTACGGAGTATCTCCCGCCAGCCGGTAAGGAACCAATCAAccggcctgctgctgcctttGCTCCAGACCCGGCTCGGATCAGCATCTTTGAAGGATATATATTCGTCTTTGGGGATCCCACACAATTCGACAACCTACAGGCACCTATCAACAATGGACAAGGGAAGGCACTCTTTTATCAAGTGGAGGATGGGGTGTCTACAGCCGCTGATATTGTGCAATTTATGAAAAATGCAGCTGGCCGCAAGGGAGTGGGCAGTGATCGAGACGGTCCAGGTGGTGTGGTCTTGGTTCGCTTCCGGTCCAAGGGTCAATATGAATCGTGGTCCATCGAAGTGGGCAATGAGGTCGCGTTGATGACAGACCAGCGCGTGATTGAGCAGAGGGAGTTTCTTGATGCCATCCTCGGGACCGACGCCTCCCCTCTCTGTCGTCCACTGCCTAGTGAAGAGCCGGTCCCGTCGTCTCGGACTGAGCAGCGAGCCTCAAGGTCGGAGGAACGTGTGCAACCACTCTCCAAATCGCCGGCCCAGTCCGAACCTAGTCAACCTGCTCCGGCTCGTCCAAAGGCGCCTCGCGTGCGCACCTTCGTCAGTAAAATGAAGGCTTTTGATGATGGCTTCGATATGGATTCCGTCCCAGTCTACACCCCAGAGGAAAGCCACACAACATCTCAGTGGGATCTCGAACCTCTCGCCGCCTCGCAACCTAGTCAACATCTAAATCCGGTagaggaagaggctgaaGTGGATGTGGTGTCAGAATTGTTGCCGGGCACCCGGGCAATGAAACGCCGTCGTGCAGAAATGAGCCAGCACCCGGGTCCGTCTGCAATCACTGAGTCTGAACCCATCAGAAAGCCGAAGCGCCCCAAGTTAGACGTGCTGGAAGCGGCACGAAAACATcgcgaagaggaagagcaaCAGCGACAAGCACAAGAAGACACCTATCCAGCGGCCTTGACGGACCTGGATGTCAATCAGCTCCGGAATCTGGCCATTGTGGAAGAGATGGACCTTCCTGCGCGGGATCCGCCTGCTGCCGTCGACTCCAACTCGGACCGATGGGATGATCGATGGAACGGCCGTAAGAACTTTAAGCGGTTTCGCCGAAAGGGAGAGCCGCGCCATGCCCGGCACCGCGTACAGACTGTGATTGTGCCCCTAGAAGAGGTGACGCGCAAGGACTTTGGTATTGGCGACCACTACTGGGTCAGCAGTGACAAAACCCCCGACACCAGTCAGCCCGCAGACCGAAGATCTCGTCGTGATCCGCCGCGTGAGGACCCCGCTGCATCTATCCCAGAATTGGCTTCAGGTTCGACCTCTCCTCCGGCTACTGGCCCCGatccaaccccaaccccagcCCCTGCAGGGCGGCCCCCCAAACGACCGCGAGAAACGCGGGAATCGGACAGCGACGATGAGCCACGGTTCCGCTTTCGGCGCAAGCGGTAA